Genomic segment of bacterium:
GGTGTACTTGGCGGATAAGATAGCTTACTTGAGCGGTCTACCGAACCATAGAACCAATCGGTATCTGGATTTGGGCAATCATAGAAATAACAGTATCGGGCATAAACGGTGGTTCCACTAGCATTGTAGATATAATCTCTTGAATTATCGTCACCCTTCGTAAAGCTATTATTGCCGGGATCCTCGGTCATCCCTAGTTCAAGATAGCCGCTATAGACATAGACGCGCTTGTTTGAGATGGACGAGTCCCAGAAGTTGTAGCCATTGCTTTCTCCCTCAAAAACCGGCGATCCATTGGCGAGAAAGAGGCCATATGTAGCACTTCTGAATGCGTCATGTCCGAATTGACCGCCAGATGATGCAGCAGAGATATAGACAGCATAATCGGTTGCTGCTATATAATTGTTCGTGATCGTGGGCCAGGCACTGCTGCCGGTAACATAGACGCCATAGTCGTCATTATCGAGGATTTGATTATCGCTGATCGTCGGATCCGCTTGGTCAATGTAGACTCCAGCTACGGCATAATTGACTGTGCACCCGAGAATATGAGAGCTGGAAGAAGCCGTCGTGCCGAATTTGATACCCGACCAATAACCGGAGCTGCCATACCGGGTGAACGTGGCCGAATCCGCTTTGAGAGTTCCGTTGATGATAAGCTCTGCTTTTGAAGAGCTAGTTCCTCCAGAGCGGTCATCAGCGTTTGTCTTAAAGGACATCGTCGTCCCAGGTAGCACTTCCATCGTCCTGCCTGATGCTACCGTCAAATCGCCATTCACATTGATTTTCCCGAGCATCCAGGTATTGACATTCAGAGTTCCACCAGTGGTCCAGATGGTTGGGGTCTTGGAGGCGTCATCCTTGGTGAAGGCGATGAAAAGCGGCCTGGCTGTGTTCTTGAAGCGTGCGTACGTATTTCCTGACAAAGTTGTCGTCGAGTCCCATCCCGTGTTCGGAGCATAGGCGCTCACTCGGATCGTGCCAACATCGGAACCGGTATGAGCAGTTACAGAGTCCAAAGCGACTGAAATATAACTGGATGGTGCGACTTCGGCCGTGTGTGGATTGGCCGTTCGCAGGGAGATCGTAGGATCACCAACAAATTGGTGATTTGGAATACTTGTGGATGGTGATTCACCTCTTTCAAGTCTCACCATACCTCGAAATGCTTGACCCCAAGTCGTGAAACCCGAGTCCGTAATAGCTGCCTCTGACCTGCTTATAAAAGTATCGGCGTCGGTGTCATATAAATCCCACGGAATAACGCCTCCTGCAGTGTCTTCCATACCAAATGCACCAATTGGTCCTTCTATCGAACTGCTTGTTTGACAAAGCATCTGATCAAGAAAAGACCAATGATCCTGAAGGGTACCATAGTAGTCGCACCCATATCCAGCATTTGCACAACCACCTGACATGAAAAATTGGTAATTTTTAATCTGCACCAAAGGCAAGTCATCTACATCATAATCAAAGCCAAAACCATTGAGGGTGCCCGTTCCATTAATATCACCATGGCCTTGGTAAAGGATTATTGAAGAATTTGCCCATCTTGTCTCAAGAGAATCCTTATATGATGCCCCAGACCAGGATGAGAATGGGGAGACATCAAACATCATGGTATCGCTCGGAGTCCATCCAAATAAGCTAAAAGAATAGTAAGCACCGCGGATGACCTGTGCATGGTCTACTTCGCCACTCGGTTTATATTGAGCAAATAGGAAATTCTTTTTGGGGTTATATGACTTTGGTAAAAACTCGTATCCCAGTAGTTTTTTTAAAACATCTGCACCGCTCGAATTTGCAACCATGCGGCCTACCATTATATTGGCATGGTTCTTCTTTATGCTGGTACTATGATCGTGCGACTGATAAAACCAGTCGGTCATCCCAGGATAGTCGTTGAGTAGTAGCCGATTCCCCGGCACTTCAGAGGCCTTTCCAAGGATAAAAACGAAATTGTTATCACCGGGCCACCAAGTACTGTGAATCCAATCATATACGTTGGTGGTGTCTAACCCGCCGAGGGAGTCGGCCTTTTTGATCGTGACATTAAAGCCTTCAAGGGATTTCCACATCTTGTACTGATAGACATAGTTGTCAAATCGAGCAGCTGAGATAATCGCTAACTCTTTACCCTTTGCGAAGAGTGACCCTGCACAAAGCATAAGTGCAAAGATGAGAATGATAACAATTGCCTTTTTCATGGCAGAACCCTTTCTGCATAATAATGTTTTTTCCGTACTTATTAGTGACTGTCTGGTGGAGGATTACCCATGAAAAAGTTAACTCTCGCAGTATTTATAGCTTTAATCCTGCCGCATTCCGCTTTGACTCAGTCTTCACACCTCCTTTCCGCTAAAGATTATTTTCCCCCAACTCCCGGAAACATCTGGGTGACCCAAATCGCATTTGATCGTGGATCTCATAACTTTTATGCATTAAAAGTCCTTGAGCAATTTACGGACGATTCAGCACGTTTTTATGTTGGTTCAGGACCTTCTGATAAGTATAATATGAACGATCCAATGGATTTTTCTCTCAACTGTTGGGAGATAAGATTCGAATCATCACAGTTAATCCGTTATGGAGCCTATCGCAACCCAGAGCAGCCTTTTCTCTTCCTTTCAGAATGTCTTGATCTTTCTGACAACACCAAATTCATCTCCCTCGATAGCACCATTATGCGTCCGGCAGGTACTTTTCATCATTGTATCGTAGAAAGGGATGGTGATATATGGGCTCCAGGTTTTGGACCGGTTCCGGCAAATCTTGTTTATGCCAAAGTCAATGGCGTTGAGTATGGCAGGAGGCCCAGGCGCGAGGCCGCTCCCAGACACGATACTCTCTTCGATTTCTTTCCATCTACTCCCGGTAACATCTGGGTTACTAAATATCGGGAGGATCACGGCGCTGGCAACTATTGGGGCCTTAAAATATTCCAGCAGTACCGAGATGACTCTTTGGTTTATCATCTGGGTAGTGGCCCATCAGATCCAACTGGACTGGGCCTCCCAATGACTTTTTCCTTTACTCATTTCACTCTTAAATTTCAGCCGGCAATAAAAATTATGGAGGGCGTTTTCAGCTCGTTGGACTCCGGCATACCATTTTACCCAGTCAGCACCTGGCTTGATCTTTCTAATTTAGTCGCTCTAGATAGCACCATTACCTGTTCTATCGGGACTTTTTACCACTGCATTATCGATCAGCGCGGAAGAGCATTCGCGCCAGGTTTCGGCCCGGTGTCTGCCAACCTTGTCTACGCCAAAGTCAACGGCGTTGAATA
This window contains:
- a CDS encoding T9SS type A sorting domain-containing protein — protein: MKKLTLAVFIALILPHSALTQSSHLLSAKDYFPPTPGNIWVTQIAFDRGSHNFYALKVLEQFTDDSARFYVGSGPSDKYNMNDPMDFSLNCWEIRFESSQLIRYGAYRNPEQPFLFLSECLDLSDNTKFISLDSTIMRPAGTFHHCIVERDGDIWAPGFGPVPANLVYAKVNGVEYGRRPRREAAPRHDTLFDFFPSTPGNIWVTKYREDHGAGNYWGLKIFQQYRDDSLVYHLGSGPSDPTGLGLPMTFSFTHFTLKFQPAIKIMEGVFSSLDSGIPFYPVSTWLDLSNLVALDSTITCSIGTFYHCIIDQRGRAFAPGFGPVSANLVYAKVNGVEYGTMPNPSAAVSDRPQNTPRENFLYSAYPNPFNQSAGISFYLNKPGLAKLTIFDTQGRTVRVLLDEHAASGSHYLTWDGMSDDRLPCPSGVYFISLKSSEFFQKRALTLVR
- a CDS encoding T9SS type A sorting domain-containing protein; the encoded protein is MKKAIVIILIFALMLCAGSLFAKGKELAIISAARFDNYVYQYKMWKSLEGFNVTIKKADSLGGLDTTNVYDWIHSTWWPGDNNFVFILGKASEVPGNRLLLNDYPGMTDWFYQSHDHSTSIKKNHANIMVGRMVANSSGADVLKKLLGYEFLPKSYNPKKNFLFAQYKPSGEVDHAQVIRGAYYSFSLFGWTPSDTMMFDVSPFSSWSGASYKDSLETRWANSSIILYQGHGDINGTGTLNGFGFDYDVDDLPLVQIKNYQFFMSGGCANAGYGCDYYGTLQDHWSFLDQMLCQTSSSIEGPIGAFGMEDTAGGVIPWDLYDTDADTFISRSEAAITDSGFTTWGQAFRGMVRLERGESPSTSIPNHQFVGDPTISLRTANPHTAEVAPSSYISVALDSVTAHTGSDVGTIRVSAYAPNTGWDSTTTLSGNTYARFKNTARPLFIAFTKDDASKTPTIWTTGGTLNVNTWMLGKINVNGDLTVASGRTMEVLPGTTMSFKTNADDRSGGTSSSKAELIINGTLKADSATFTRYGSSGYWSGIKFGTTASSSSHILGCTVNYAVAGVYIDQADPTISDNQILDNDDYGVYVTGSSAWPTITNNYIAATDYAVYISAASSGGQFGHDAFRSATYGLFLANGSPVFEGESNGYNFWDSSISNKRVYVYSGYLELGMTEDPGNNSFTKGDDNSRDYIYNASGTTVYARYCYFYDCPNPDTDWFYGSVDRSSKLSYPPSTPPAGPDFAIPKIAVTSMRQYREIKQALAKGEKFSHAKLLNSLVVDNIEYEFAARPLDLLLGNLSKTEGLKVVSNLGKYNKMHDAVRFALDQWQVRYDSQSGIPDEALLKRYQGTAFEKAMALTYAAGLASNGQKEKAVEVLTKANQDTDPLILKSLIDGLDNPETIPAEKALATPAEKQSVEVSAFPNPFNSESRIQFKLAQKGMATVTIYNMLGQKVVSLVSGERSAGTHSVSWNGKNQAGLQVPTGVYFCQIIAGGARQTLKLFMLR